AGTTGGGATAATATAAACAATTCTTTCCCGTCTGCAACGCCCTTGCGCCAGCCGATGGTGATGATGCGGGCATCTGGCAAAGGAACAGCGAACCGGTCCCGGAGGTTCCCCGCCGCGCCCTGCACGCCCGCGTCAGCGAGACGGAACCGCCATGAAGCGCAGTGTCTCACGCCCCAGGCGGTCATACATTGTCAACCGGCGACCTCTGACGACATAGCTGTCAGCCTTGCGCAGCGCCGCGATGAACGCCTGTTCCCGCAACATCACCGCCGGCTGGCACATCATCTTCGACGAAGCGATCGCGCCGAAACGGATACTGCCCGGCGAGTGAATGAACGAGCCGCTGATCTGGTTACAGCCGCCCGAACCAACCATTTTGCGCGAAGCGTACAGAATAATATGCATGTCCCGCCTCTGCCCTCGAATGAACTCCGCTTTCCGTCCATCAATCTCCTCCACCCGCCACCAGCTACTGAACAGCGTCGAAGTCTTGGCATCCGGCTGCGTCGCAGAACGAGGCGAGCAAGCGGCAAGAGTTGCAATAAGAACAATGAAGAAAAATCGGATCATGACGAAATATATCTGAATCGTGAATGTAATCTGTGGTTCCGAATGCAACATATAACAAGGAAAAAAGCTTTCGGGTTCACTCCTGAATCAGGGTCAAGCCCGGCACACCCAGAATCGCGAACTATTCGCTTGCAGCATTCCGATGAGCGCTCAAGGCTCCAATCTCGCCAAGAATGCTCATCAACGGCGTTCCGGCCAAATGGTCAGAAAACGCGAACCCTTCCTTCCCAAGCTCTTCAAGCACCCCGTATGCCGTGCTGATGGCCGCCCTCTCAGAAGCGCACAGAAAAGGGCCGGGCATATGATAGTCACCCGTGGCATGAAAGTTCGTGCAGCCACACCAGTACATGCAGTACGGAAACAAGGAACAACTGGCGCACGCCTCGTGCCCGCTCCGCTCCGAGTCGTGGCTGCAACGGCGCGACAATGGCGTGTCATCATGAACATTGCCCAGGCAATGCGTCCCTCCATCACCTGATCTGATAAGGCGCTCGCAGGGATAGATATTGCCAGACGGTGAAAAAGCAAACTCACCTTTCCCCATCCGGCACTTCTCGGCAGGCTCGTAGCCACCGCGAAGCAGCACCACAATTTTGCTGTCAACGAGACTGATATGCATTGGCGAGCCTGCGCGGTAAAACTCAATATACCGCCGTCCAATCCGGTCGTACACCTCTGGAAGCAGCAAAGCATCCGCATCGCTCCAGGTCGCCGTGATGTCGGGGTTGAGATAGAGGTTTCTGACGCCCAAATCCGCGAAGTAATCGATTATTTTCGGCAGGGCGGTCAAGCTCTCCGGACGGTAAACCGCGTTGACGGGCATAAAAGGAAAAAAGCGCAGGGCTTCCTGTATGGAAGAAGAGACTTGCGCAGAGCTGCCGCTCCCGTCCGGGAATACTCTCGACCGATCCTGAATCTCCGGCGGCCCGTCGCAACTGATGCCGATCGAAACGCCGTATCGCTCGAGCTTCCGGGCCGCCTCTTCGGTGAAAAGCGTACCGTTCGAAACCACGGAAAACAGCACCTTTCTGCTGCCGAACTCATCGTGCTTTTTTACGAGATCGACGATTCGTCCAAGCAGATCCAGTTCAAGCAACGGCTCACCGCCGAAAAACCCGATATCCATCGTTTCCCTGGGAGGCGTCGCCCGGTACATGAAACCGACGATCCGCGCGGCGGTCTCCAGGCTCATGGTCAACGGGTTTTTCTCGATGTAACAGTACCGGCAGGCAAGATTGCACTGCTGGGTAATCGCAAGAGTGTATTTCATTGGCAACAGGGAAGGAATCATCTGCGGAAAGCGTTTTGACGCCTTCCGCAGGTATTGGAAGAACAGCTCAGTGAAGCGCGCTTGCCGCTTCAGCGACATCCAGGAGGTTATCGAAACTGATCGCATTGGCACCCGCAATCTGCTTGCTTAACTCTTTCATCACAGGAGCGGCAAACGTCTGCCATTGTTTGGCATCGAGCAGGTAAAGTTCCCCTTTGTAATGAAGATGCGGAGTCTTTCGGCCACCACGAATGTTGATGATGTAATCGATGCTTACAGCCTTTCCCGTTCCAACAGTCGGTTTTGCATCGACACGAAGGGATTCGTGCGCTACCGGTTTAATCTTGTTGGCCTTGATGAACTCGCCGATGGCCGCCTCCTTCACGATCCAGAAATCGGCAGGAATGCCGATCCGCCACCTCAGGTTCTCGATCATAGATGCTGATAATTCTGCCATGACCTTCTCCGTTAGATTAGAATGACGATCCCGGTATCGAATCATAAAACTATCCGGGTTTGCAGAAGAAACAAAGAATTCTTCACAGCCAAGTTAGCAAATAATTTCGTGAATTAATGTGTAAGCATGCATGAAATTGCCGTCATTCGGCACCGTTATCGAATCGATTTTCCTGACCAAACAAGCCTCGGTATTCCGTAAAAAACGCAACCGGGCATTCCGTCTTTTCGAGGCTCGACTCCAGACATCGGCGTTGTTTCGACGAGATAGCTACACACCACCGACAAAGTGAAATAAACGAATATATGCCCACATTTGTCACGAATTCGCCATCGAAATCATCTTGGCGATAGAGCCTGTATTCATATGTTCCCAACTCTCTTCGGAGGCCGGGCGGCCTCCACTTATTAATCCAGCCAATAAAACTCGCAAATATATTATATTGCGGGTATGGAAAAAATCGATATTAGAAAAGTCTCTGACCGGGAGCGCGCTTTATTGCGCAACCAGGTGATTCGCTTGCGAAAGCAAGGCAAAGGCAACAATGAAGTTGCCGAACTCTTGGGGTTGTCCCCTGAAACAACGAGTCGTTGGTGGCAACGATACCAGCGAGAAGGCCAGTCCATGCTTGCGGAGCCAAAACGGGGTCGAAAACATGGAGAACAAAGGAGTCTGAATCCTGAACAGGAAAAGAAGATTCAGAAAATGATTGTCGATCATTACCCTGAACAACTGAAACTGCCATTCGCGCTTTGGGATCGTCAGGCAATCCAACTCCTGATTCTTCAGCAGTTTGGCATCAACATGCCGATTCGCACGGTTGGCCACTACCTGTCACGCTGGGGCTATACACCGCAACGTCCGATCAGGAAAGCCTATGAACAGCGTCCAGCCGAAGTCGAGCGCTGGATGCAGGAGTCCTATCCAGCCATCAAAGCGAAGGCAAAGACTGAAAATGCCGAGATTTACTGGGCTGACGAGACCGGCATCGCAACCAATGGCAACCTGGTCAGAGGCTATGCTCCTGCCGGAAAAACGCCTGAGTTACGACTGAATGCGCGCAAGGAGCACATCAGCATGATTTCAGCGATCAACAACCAGGGCAAGCTTCGTTTCATGCTCTATGAAGATGCCATGAACAGCAAACGACTCATCGAGTTCATGAAGCGTCTGGTCAAGGATGCAGGCCGAAAAGTGATCCTCATTCTGGACAATCTGAAAGTGCATCACAGCAAACCGGTCAAAGAGTGGCTGGGAAAGCATACGGAAAAGATCGAGGTGTTTTATTTACCGTCCTACTCACCGGAATTGAATCCAGACGAATATCTGAACAACGATTTGAAACACGCCGTGCATGGCAATTATGGTGGAGTAGCCCGATCAAAAGCGGCAATTCACGACAAGACGATTTCGCATATGAGACATCTTCAGAAAAGTCCTTGCAAAGTCGAAAAACTGTTTGATCATCCCAATGTTCGCTATGCCAAAAATTGATACCTTTATTGGCCGGAGTAATAACCA
This genomic window from Chlorobaculum limnaeum contains:
- a CDS encoding META domain-containing protein, which encodes MIRFFFIVLIATLAACSPRSATQPDAKTSTLFSSWWRVEEIDGRKAEFIRGQRRDMHIILYASRKMVGSGGCNQISGSFIHSPGSIRFGAIASSKMMCQPAVMLREQAFIAALRKADSYVVRGRRLTMYDRLGRETLRFMAVPSR
- a CDS encoding radical SAM/SPASM domain-containing protein → MSLKRQARFTELFFQYLRKASKRFPQMIPSLLPMKYTLAITQQCNLACRYCYIEKNPLTMSLETAARIVGFMYRATPPRETMDIGFFGGEPLLELDLLGRIVDLVKKHDEFGSRKVLFSVVSNGTLFTEEAARKLERYGVSIGISCDGPPEIQDRSRVFPDGSGSSAQVSSSIQEALRFFPFMPVNAVYRPESLTALPKIIDYFADLGVRNLYLNPDITATWSDADALLLPEVYDRIGRRYIEFYRAGSPMHISLVDSKIVVLLRGGYEPAEKCRMGKGEFAFSPSGNIYPCERLIRSGDGGTHCLGNVHDDTPLSRRCSHDSERSGHEACASCSLFPYCMYWCGCTNFHATGDYHMPGPFLCASERAAISTAYGVLEELGKEGFAFSDHLAGTPLMSILGEIGALSAHRNAASE
- a CDS encoding IS630 family transposase, with product MEKIDIRKVSDRERALLRNQVIRLRKQGKGNNEVAELLGLSPETTSRWWQRYQREGQSMLAEPKRGRKHGEQRSLNPEQEKKIQKMIVDHYPEQLKLPFALWDRQAIQLLILQQFGINMPIRTVGHYLSRWGYTPQRPIRKAYEQRPAEVERWMQESYPAIKAKAKTENAEIYWADETGIATNGNLVRGYAPAGKTPELRLNARKEHISMISAINNQGKLRFMLYEDAMNSKRLIEFMKRLVKDAGRKVILILDNLKVHHSKPVKEWLGKHTEKIEVFYLPSYSPELNPDEYLNNDLKHAVHGNYGGVARSKAAIHDKTISHMRHLQKSPCKVEKLFDHPNVRYAKN